A stretch of Gossypium hirsutum isolate 1008001.06 chromosome A06, Gossypium_hirsutum_v2.1, whole genome shotgun sequence DNA encodes these proteins:
- the LOC121230574 gene encoding disease resistance protein SUMM2-like, which produces MEISRLFSLECLDLSYTGIRELPIELKSLTKLKMLDLSYMEDLRRIARHQISSFSMLQIFRMNCLTMRDDGDAGNVLNGGIKNLIEELKCLRHLNVLRIPPIESVSALESFLSFNLFQRCTETLELRHFSESDVFNVLCLANMERLEEIFFCDCGIMEMKMEKLHIEVPPSPFHALSQVTIGRCRELKDATWLVLVPNLRFLWINKCLKMEEILRVGKLGEVAYMVGIPSPKPFLKLESVHLAHVPKLNNIYQYALPFPCLKNIFIDTCPELRELPLNSDSAKGNQITIWGESDWWERVIWENEATRDAFLPSFKPVLSEMHKILNSASLLCDVWFHGERCYLYFFFQFAASINVSVSSNF; this is translated from the coding sequence ATGGAAATTTCACGATTGTTTTCACTAGAATGTCTTGATCTGTCCTATACGGGTATTAGAGAGTTGCCAATAGAGCTGAAATCCTTGACAAAACTGAAAATGTTGGACTTGAGTTACATGGAAGATCTCAGAAGAATTGCACGACATCAGATATCTAGTTTTTCCATGTTGCAAATATTCAGAATGAATTGTCTGACAATGAGGGATGACGGGGACGCAGGCAATGTTTTGAATGGGGGTATTAAAAATCTTATAGAGGAATTGAAGTGTTTGCGACATTTGAATGTATTAAGGATACCACCAATAGAAAGTGTCTCTGCCCTAGAAAGTTTTTTGAGCTTCAACTTGTTTCAACGTTGCACCGAAACATTAGAGTTGAGACATTTTAGCGAGTCAGATGTGTTTAATGTTTTATGTTTAGCAAATATGGAGCGTTTAGAGGAGATATTCTTTTGTGATTGTGGAATCATGGAGATGAAAATGGAAAAGCTGCATATCGAGGTTCCTCCAAGTCCCTTTCACGCATTGAGCCAAGTTACAATTGGTCGTTGTCGTGAATTGAAGGACGCGACCTGGCTGGTTCTTGTTCCAAACCTAAGGTTTCTTTGGATAAATAAGTGTCTTAAAATGGAAGAAATATTGAGAGTGGGAAAACTCGGTGAAGTTGCGTATATGGTTGGAATTCCATCCCCTAAACCATTTCTGAAGTTGGAATCAGTTCATTTAGCACATGTACCAAAATTGAACAACATATATCAGTATGCATTACCCTTCCCatgtctaaaaaatatttttatagatacATGCCCAGAACTGAGGGAGCTTCCTCTCAACTCTGATAGTGCAAAGGGGAATCAGATCACCATTTGGGGAGAGAGTGATTGGTGGGAAAGAGTAATCTGGGAGAATGAAGCTACCCGAGATGCTTTTTTGCCCTCTTTCAAACCTGTTCTCTCTGAAATGCACAAAATCTTGAACAGTGCTTCACTGTTGTGTGATGTTTGGTTCCATGGAGAAAGATGctatctttatttcttttttcaatttgcaGCTTCCATTAATGTTTCTGTATCCTCCAATTTCTAG
- the LOC107937338 gene encoding disease resistance protein UNI: MPDPAITSGPDLGCYKFIEDGPQELKNLCLCGCASKKCFASYNFGKKVVKMLQEINDHISKGAFEKVAENHPTASVVVRPEERSIALESSIKQVQSCIVDKDVMGIIGIYGLGGVGKTTLLTQINNKFSTTPNGFDVVIWALVSKDYDVGKVQDRIGGNLGFSDDSWKNKSVDQKATDIYRVLRYKKFVVLLDDLWERVDLNQVGIPKPSKRNGSKLIFTTRSLAVCGEMEARKKIKVECLKSEEAWKLFQDKVGDETLNSHPDIRELAKQVAKRCGGLPLALITICRAMACKTTCVEWNYAIKKLKRSSLTKMKNEVFPLLKCSFDNFPVTTQSCFLYCCLYPEDYRIPKKRLVEYWFCEWLLNQFDKFSEAQMQGDCIISSLLSACLLERDGEDFVKMHDVIRDMALWITWELKAKENFFFVKAGAQLFEVPNVKAWSGAKRISVMKNQIEILRESPFCPNL, from the coding sequence atgccggatccggccataacttctgggccggatttggggtgttacaagtttattGAAGATGGCCCTCAAGAATTAAAGAACTTGTGTCTCTGCGGCTGTGCTTCCAAGAAATGTTTTGCTAGCTACAATTTTGGTAAAAAGGTGGTCAAAATGCTTCAAGAAATAAATGATCACATCAGTAAAGGAGCTTTTGAGAAAGTAGCTGAGAATCATCCCACAGCTTCAGTTGTGGTAAGACCTGAAGAGCGGTCAATTGCTCTAGAATCCTCAATTAAACAGGTACAGAGTTGCATCGTGGACAAAGATGTGATGGGGATCATTGGCATCTATGGCTTGGGGGGCGTTGGCAAGACAACACTCTTGACCCAAATCAACAACAAGTTCAGCACCACACCGAATGGTTTCGATGTTGTAATTTGGGCACTGGTGTCTAAAGATTACGATGTTGGAAAGGTTCAAGATAGGATTGGTGGAAATCTTGGGTTCTCAGACGACTCATGGAAGAATAAAAGTGTTGACCAGAAGGCTACAGATATCTATAGGGTGTTGCGCTACAAAAAGTTTGTTGTATTATTGGATGATTTATGGGAGAGGGTGGATTTGAATCAAGTTGGGATACCCAAACCAAGCAAAAGAAATGGTTCCAAACTTATTTTCACAACTAGGTCTTTGGCGGTATGTGGCGAAATGGAAGCtcgaaagaaaataaaagtggaGTGCCTAAAATCAGAAGAGGCTTGGAAATTGTTTCAAGACAAGGTTGGAGATGAAACCCTCAACAGCCATCCAGATATTCGGGAACTTGCTAAACAAGTAGCCAAAAGGTGCGGTGGGCTGCCTCTTGCACTAATTACAATTTGTCGTGCCATGGCTTGTAAGACAACATGTGTGGAATGGAACTATGCAATTAAAAAGTTGAAGCGATCTTCattaacaaaaatgaaaaatgaggtATTTCCACTTTTAAAATGCAGTTTTGATAATTTTCCTGTAACAACGCAATCTTGCTTCCTATATTGTTGCCTGTATCCTGAAGATTACCGTATCCCCAAAAAGAGATTAGTGGAGTACTGGTTTTGTGAATGGCTGTTGAatcaatttgataaatttagtGAAGCTCAAATGCAAGGTGACTGCATTATCAGCTCTCTTCTTAGTGCGTGTTTATtggaaagagatggagaagatTTTGTGAAGATGCATGATGTGATCCGTGACATGGCTTTATGGATAACATGGGAGCTTAAAGCAAAAGAGAATTTCTTTTTCGTAAAAGCAGGGGCTCAATTATTTGAAGTACCAAATGTTAAGGCATGGAGTGGTGCAAAAAGAATTTCAGTAATGAAAAATCAGATTGAGATTCTCAGAGAATCACCATTCTGCCCTAACCTTTGA